One segment of Streptomyces sp. NA02950 DNA contains the following:
- a CDS encoding alcohol dehydrogenase catalytic domain-containing protein codes for MPLPFVPGIEVAGRIRALGDGVEGLTAGQPVAALTSVDSGGYAEVAVTSADLPGAGCPGPAATAAAAEDSALAAFRRSQWCFTGDHL; via the coding sequence GTGCCGCTGCCCTTCGTACCCGGTATCGAGGTGGCCGGCCGGATCCGAGCCCTCGGTGACGGCGTCGAGGGCCTGACCGCCGGACAGCCGGTGGCCGCGCTCACGAGCGTCGACAGTGGCGGCTACGCCGAGGTGGCGGTCACCTCCGCCGACCTCCCGGGTGCTGGCTGTCCTGGTCCCGCGGCGACGGCTGCTGCGGCCGAGGATTCGGCGCTGGCGGCTTTCCGCCGATCCCAATGGTGTTTCACAGGCGACCACCTATGA